Proteins encoded by one window of Caldisericum sp.:
- a CDS encoding DUF4040 domain-containing protein → MSIYVLIFSYILLALTIILSLLAIHVKDLIAAVILMGGGSLLVSLVFLLLQAPDVAMSEAAIGAALTMAIYIIAVKKTEREDKDD, encoded by the coding sequence ATGAGTATCTATGTCTTGATATTCTCATATATTTTGCTTGCTCTTACGATCATTCTTTCCCTTCTTGCAATTCATGTGAAGGACCTTATTGCTGCGGTAATACTTATGGGTGGTGGCAGTTTGCTTGTTTCTCTTGTGTTCTTGCTCCTTCAGGCACCCGATGTTGCAATGTCTGAGGCTGCAATTGGCGCTGCGTTAACTATGGCAATTTATATCATTGCAGTGAAGAAAACTGAGCGGGAGGATAAAGATGATTAG
- a CDS encoding NADH-quinone oxidoreductase subunit C — MVEEIKRVVVGEVVEKRPQRIIVKVEKENFASTLNALKALSFNRLNLLTAVDFIKENQFEIVALVYSDEKKVMTIVKTRIPRDNPEIETLIHIYPNAFKYEVELGEMFGIRVIGNPDSMKPFVLEGWGDLPPLRKDFDSIKYATEHYESRNVEVKYD; from the coding sequence ATGGTAGAGGAAATTAAGAGAGTAGTTGTTGGTGAGGTTGTTGAAAAGCGACCACAGAGGATTATCGTAAAGGTAGAAAAAGAAAATTTTGCATCTACTTTGAATGCTTTAAAAGCCCTTTCTTTTAATAGGCTAAATCTGTTAACGGCTGTTGATTTTATAAAGGAGAACCAGTTTGAAATTGTTGCGCTTGTATATTCAGATGAGAAAAAGGTTATGACTATAGTTAAGACAAGAATCCCTCGTGACAATCCTGAGATTGAAACGCTTATTCATATCTATCCTAATGCCTTTAAATACGAAGTTGAATTAGGAGAAATGTTTGGGATAAGGGTAATCGGTAATCCTGACTCGATGAAACCTTTTGTGCTTGAAGGCTGGGGCGACCTTCCGCCACTGCGTAAGGACTTTGATTCTATCAAATACGCAACCGAGCATTACGAATCGAGAAATGTGGAGGTAAAATATGATTAG
- a CDS encoding NADH-quinone oxidoreductase subunit D — translation MIREYELNIGPNHPGIHGNFQVHLKLEGDTIVEAKGNSGYLHRAFEKLMEQRTYLQNLALIPRVCVPEPDINEATYAMAIEELMGVEIPERAKFIRTIVLEAARSMALLLHFGGTAAMIGNYTVNYWAVADRDLMIDIFLKLSGARVYHMYIWPGGVRRDTYPGFEDDVLGWVKYMKERLSEYDNLFFKNPMFMHRARGLAKISKEEALQMGVTGPNLKATGVKVDVRLDEPYAAYPYLDFDVPVLDDGDAWAREIQRRLELELSLNLIEQAVKKMPKGEVWKKMPNPFKWVIPEGEAYARVESSRGEYGYYFVSDGTDKPYRVAIRGVSMPHMYPLAEKLLVGQKLSDAPFILETLDICPPEIDR, via the coding sequence ATGATTAGGGAATATGAACTGAATATAGGTCCAAACCACCCAGGAATACATGGTAACTTCCAGGTCCATTTGAAATTGGAAGGAGATACGATTGTTGAAGCAAAAGGTAATTCTGGATATCTCCACAGGGCATTTGAAAAATTAATGGAGCAAAGGACTTACCTCCAGAACCTTGCACTTATCCCAAGAGTGTGTGTTCCTGAACCTGACATAAATGAAGCAACCTATGCAATGGCAATTGAAGAGTTAATGGGTGTCGAAATTCCGGAAAGAGCAAAGTTCATAAGAACAATTGTTCTTGAAGCAGCCCGTTCGATGGCTTTACTCTTACACTTTGGTGGAACAGCAGCAATGATCGGTAATTACACTGTTAACTACTGGGCAGTTGCAGACAGAGATTTAATGATCGATATTTTCCTAAAATTGTCAGGTGCAAGGGTATATCATATGTATATCTGGCCAGGCGGAGTAAGAAGAGATACCTATCCAGGATTTGAAGATGATGTTCTTGGCTGGGTAAAGTATATGAAAGAAAGACTTTCCGAGTATGATAACCTGTTCTTCAAGAATCCTATGTTTATGCACAGGGCAAGAGGACTTGCGAAGATATCAAAGGAAGAGGCACTTCAAATGGGTGTTACAGGACCAAACCTAAAGGCAACGGGTGTTAAAGTTGATGTGAGGCTTGACGAGCCATATGCTGCATATCCTTATCTCGATTTTGATGTGCCAGTTTTGGATGATGGAGATGCCTGGGCAAGAGAAATCCAGAGAAGACTTGAACTTGAACTTTCGCTCAACCTTATTGAACAAGCCGTGAAGAAAATGCCAAAGGGTGAGGTATGGAAAAAAATGCCAAACCCGTTCAAGTGGGTCATTCCAGAAGGAGAGGCTTATGCAAGGGTTGAGTCTTCAAGAGGCGAATATGGATACTACTTTGTTTCCGACGGGACTGACAAGCCTTACAGGGTTGCAATTAGGGGGGTTTCGATGCCACATATGTATCCTCTTGCTGAGAAATTACTTGTAGGGCAAAAACTATCTGATGCACCTTTTATCTTAGAGACACTTGATATATGTCCGCCAGAGATTGATAGATGA
- a CDS encoding cation:proton antiporter (subunit F of antiporter complex involved in resistance to high concentrations of Na+, K+, Li+ and/or alkali) → MKTVDLVYLALLTIATILMVYRLVKGPDTPNRVMALDTITTLFIALFVLFALVFDRSFYMDVAVVYAIISFVGVLVVARFIERGL, encoded by the coding sequence ATGAAAACTGTAGACTTGGTTTATCTTGCGCTTCTTACTATTGCAACGATTCTTATGGTCTATCGTCTTGTAAAGGGACCCGATACCCCAAATAGAGTAATGGCACTTGATACCATTACTACTCTTTTTATTGCTCTTTTTGTCCTTTTTGCGCTCGTCTTTGATAGGTCCTTTTATATGGATGTTGCAGTAGTGTATGCTATTATTTCCTTCGTTGGAGTCCTTGTTGTTGCAAGATTCATTGAAAGGGGGCTTTAG
- a CDS encoding 23S rRNA (pseudouridine(1915)-N(3))-methyltransferase RlmH: MKIKIFAVDKLKKEYNKLGVADYLERIKYYIPIEIIEVTEEKLPKLLSKENFNIILDEKGNELTSVELAQFLQKLLTHQSKDIAFFIGGATGLPKEVKEKGDYILSLSRLTLPHEIARVMLLEQIYRAFTIINNEKYHK, translated from the coding sequence ATGAAAATAAAGATATTTGCAGTTGATAAATTGAAAAAAGAATACAACAAACTGGGAGTTGCAGACTATCTTGAAAGGATAAAATACTACATACCTATTGAAATAATTGAGGTAACAGAGGAAAAATTGCCTAAACTCCTTTCAAAAGAAAACTTCAATATAATTCTCGATGAAAAAGGTAACGAACTTACATCTGTTGAACTTGCTCAATTCTTACAAAAATTGCTAACACACCAGAGCAAAGATATTGCGTTTTTTATAGGTGGGGCAACGGGGCTTCCAAAAGAGGTAAAAGAAAAAGGAGACTACATCTTAAGCCTTTCAAGGCTCACGCTCCCACATGAAATTGCAAGAGTAATGCTTCTTGAGCAAATCTACAGAGCATTTACGATAATAAATAACGAGAAATATCATAAGTAA
- a CDS encoding Na(+)/H(+) antiporter subunit B → MIRKIVYGIFILIIIAAVSMFLMSYPFGSDKMDVGKYYLENTVPQTGAANVVTSVTLFYRGFDTLGEVTVLFTAALGVSILYFIEDKKRKTRIVESNFVTKVGTRVVFPFILLVGAYIFMHGHLTPGGGFQGGALIATGFLLLYLAYEETSINRAKFYLVEGLGGLTYVTMGLLGYFMKDSFLANVLPNGQLFNLLSGGIILPIYIGVGLKVGSELSNIIDDLMCEVKCDGGEE, encoded by the coding sequence ATGATTAGAAAAATAGTTTACGGGATTTTTATCCTCATAATTATTGCTGCAGTGAGTATGTTTTTGATGTCCTATCCGTTTGGCTCTGACAAGATGGATGTTGGCAAGTACTATCTTGAAAACACTGTCCCACAGACGGGTGCTGCAAATGTAGTTACATCAGTTACCCTTTTCTACAGAGGCTTTGATACGCTTGGAGAAGTAACAGTTCTTTTCACGGCTGCACTGGGTGTTTCTATCCTCTACTTTATCGAGGATAAGAAGAGAAAAACAAGAATAGTTGAGTCAAACTTTGTAACAAAAGTGGGCACTCGTGTTGTTTTCCCGTTTATATTGCTTGTAGGTGCCTATATATTTATGCATGGACACTTAACACCAGGTGGAGGTTTCCAGGGTGGTGCTCTCATTGCAACGGGATTCCTTTTGCTTTACCTTGCATATGAAGAAACTTCAATTAACAGAGCGAAATTCTATCTTGTTGAAGGACTTGGTGGACTCACCTATGTTACTATGGGGTTGCTTGGTTACTTTATGAAGGACTCCTTCCTTGCAAATGTTTTACCAAATGGACAACTCTTTAACCTTCTTTCTGGTGGAATTATCCTCCCTATCTACATAGGCGTAGGGCTTAAGGTTGGCTCAGAACTATCCAATATTATTGATGACCTTATGTGTGAAGTAAAGTGCGATGGAGGTGAGGAATGA
- a CDS encoding type II toxin-antitoxin system RelE/ParE family toxin gives MSWTIKWTKTAKKHLEKYSENLKEKIDSAIISMVRYYDGEDEPKPDIKLLKGKYKGLLRLRICDYRIIFSMNYNLKEIFIIEVLPRGDAYRK, from the coding sequence ATGAGTTGGACGATAAAGTGGACAAAAACCGCAAAAAAGCATCTTGAGAAATATAGCGAGAATTTAAAGGAAAAAATTGATTCCGCCATAATAAGCATGGTTAGATATTATGATGGCGAAGATGAGCCCAAACCTGATATAAAATTACTAAAAGGAAAATATAAAGGTCTTTTGAGACTTAGGATTTGTGATTACAGAATAATATTCAGTATGAATTACAACTTAAAAGAGATTTTTATTATTGAGGTCCTTCCAAGAGGCGATGCCTACAGGAAATGA
- a CDS encoding NADH-quinone oxidoreductase subunit K has translation MIFYVSALLIIGIGIYAIIIKKNLMKIIIGLDLIETGINLLIVSIGYINGKTAPIFSEGVMDASRMVDSVPQALTLTSIVIGASELALAAAFVVLLYRKYGTLDVRKIRSLRW, from the coding sequence ATGATATTCTATGTTTCCGCACTCCTTATTATTGGCATAGGGATTTATGCAATTATTATTAAGAAGAATCTTATGAAGATAATTATCGGTCTTGACCTCATTGAAACGGGCATAAATCTTTTGATTGTTTCGATTGGTTATATAAACGGAAAAACTGCGCCTATATTCTCAGAGGGCGTTATGGATGCAAGTCGAATGGTTGATTCTGTTCCTCAGGCATTAACACTTACTTCCATTGTAATCGGTGCATCTGAACTTGCTCTTGCTGCGGCATTTGTCGTGCTTCTCTACAGGAAGTACGGCACATTGGATGTTAGAAAGATAAGGAGTCTAAGATGGTGA
- a CDS encoding FAD-dependent oxidoreductase gives MESKEYFEKTSFIGALSSTKYIFKKPVTVQYPKEKLELPERYRGFHVNDMDKCIGCGNCMSICPCQAITMDDPKEFHLVTPKEGSTHLRPRIDYGRCSYCGLCVEVCPTGSLKMERNLIFTSQDGDAFVWFPAEERRKAENGFTQSNEITPLELEKVPMPELEPDVRKKTFEELILGFSEEQAIKEAERCLGCGICMQGCPAHMKIPEYIDAIFKKEYEISVKYMLEDNALPGICGRICTHKCQDDCVYNYRGDAIQIMWLKRFATDQVKDYKVSDPYMFPKSGKKVAVIGSGPSGLSAAYYLTLMGHSVTVFEKRSVPGGALGLGIPMYRLPVYEIEKEVGHLKDLGVEFKFNTEVGKDVLFEDLMKNYDAVYIGVGLSYGRAINLNGEDTPYIIQAIDFLRQVKVEGRRDIPKKVIVIGGGNVAMDVARTVVRLHEINYGGVDTKVQTVSLEDWDIMPASKEEIEGALEEGVVFNPGWGPKEAVFEDGKLKGLIVKKVKSVFDEQRRFNPSYYEDQTMFLEGDYIIEAVGQATNLTFIPEHLMQQLKFTPRRRIWVDEFGETSISGVFAGGDLVETSLGNAISAIANGHRAAIGIDFYLRNVKGGKND, from the coding sequence ATGGAAAGCAAAGAATATTTTGAAAAAACAAGTTTCATAGGGGCTTTGAGTTCTACAAAATACATATTTAAAAAGCCTGTTACGGTTCAGTATCCTAAGGAAAAACTTGAACTTCCTGAAAGATATAGAGGTTTCCATGTAAACGATATGGACAAGTGTATTGGTTGTGGAAACTGTATGAGCATTTGTCCGTGCCAGGCTATCACGATGGACGACCCAAAGGAGTTTCATCTTGTTACTCCAAAAGAGGGTTCAACGCATTTAAGACCCCGAATTGACTATGGAAGATGTTCTTACTGCGGGCTCTGTGTTGAGGTATGTCCAACTGGATCCCTTAAGATGGAAAGAAACCTCATATTTACCTCACAAGATGGCGATGCATTTGTCTGGTTCCCTGCAGAGGAAAGAAGAAAGGCTGAAAACGGATTTACCCAGTCTAACGAGATTACACCTCTTGAGCTTGAAAAAGTTCCTATGCCCGAGCTTGAGCCCGATGTAAGAAAGAAGACCTTTGAAGAACTTATACTTGGCTTCTCAGAGGAGCAAGCAATCAAAGAAGCAGAGCGTTGCCTTGGTTGCGGTATTTGTATGCAAGGTTGCCCTGCCCATATGAAGATCCCAGAATATATAGATGCGATTTTCAAGAAGGAATATGAAATATCAGTGAAGTACATGCTTGAGGATAACGCGCTTCCTGGAATATGCGGAAGGATATGCACTCACAAATGCCAGGATGACTGTGTCTATAATTACCGTGGAGATGCAATTCAGATTATGTGGTTAAAGAGGTTTGCAACTGATCAGGTAAAGGATTACAAGGTATCCGACCCGTATATGTTCCCTAAGAGTGGAAAGAAGGTTGCAGTTATAGGTTCTGGACCATCTGGACTATCAGCAGCGTATTACCTAACTCTTATGGGGCACTCAGTTACAGTATTTGAAAAACGATCTGTTCCAGGTGGAGCTTTAGGGCTTGGAATTCCAATGTATAGACTTCCTGTTTATGAAATTGAAAAAGAAGTTGGTCACCTTAAAGACCTTGGCGTAGAATTCAAATTTAATACAGAAGTTGGAAAAGATGTCCTGTTCGAAGACCTTATGAAGAATTATGATGCAGTGTATATTGGCGTAGGACTTTCCTATGGAAGGGCAATCAATCTCAACGGCGAAGACACCCCTTACATAATTCAGGCCATTGATTTCTTAAGGCAGGTAAAGGTCGAGGGAAGAAGAGATATCCCCAAGAAGGTAATTGTTATTGGTGGTGGAAATGTTGCAATGGATGTTGCAAGGACTGTTGTGAGACTTCACGAGATTAACTATGGTGGAGTTGATACAAAAGTTCAGACAGTTTCTCTGGAAGATTGGGACATTATGCCCGCATCAAAAGAAGAAATTGAAGGCGCACTTGAGGAAGGCGTTGTATTCAACCCAGGATGGGGCCCGAAAGAGGCTGTATTTGAGGATGGCAAACTAAAAGGTCTCATTGTGAAAAAAGTTAAATCCGTGTTTGATGAGCAAAGGCGCTTCAACCCGTCTTATTATGAAGACCAGACTATGTTCCTTGAGGGAGACTACATCATCGAAGCAGTAGGTCAGGCAACTAACCTCACTTTCATACCTGAACACCTTATGCAACAACTCAAATTTACACCAAGGAGAAGAATCTGGGTTGATGAATTTGGTGAAACATCGATATCTGGCGTATTTGCAGGTGGAGACCTTGTTGAAACATCTCTTGGAAATGCAATTTCTGCGATTGCAAACGGACACAGGGCAGCAATTGGCATTGACTTCTATTTGAGGAATGTCAAGGGAGGAAAAAATGATTGA
- a CDS encoding DUF2207 domain-containing protein → MKKYLIMSLLLFLFFFSSVSSVSAKDYYFPKVTITIHINDDGTFDVEELRTYKFYGSFHWATYTLDKSGFDEIEDFTIGDETGPYKRTYTETNTPGTFIFLDLGDKYYAKFFYDASDTTKTFTIKYRVIGGIKVYKDVADFYWKLIGTGWDKKTSDFEGFVYLPQPVQNEDDLKVFGHGPLNGIVERIDGTGAHYKVTNVPPNTYIEARVLFPPSVLPKAGAFVIPEEKLNQIMQEELTYAKKSDEIKSLTKTGVTGLFLLWISFFAFYLFLFFTFGKEPTPQREIIYTREIPEDIPPAIVGYLTKFNKQIDDRDLAATILYLVKKGYIALETKDEERNYIIFDKTEPVTYFYKTDKDPSTLSGHLAFAYDFLFNVIGEGKNFVSTDMIKKFAKLKSHTAYNMFQIFERNVNKDGSSMGYFENRVVVISIYIAVLFLVSVISFVTVKRIGITLAYPLVWLLIGISVLLAVTLQKRTQKGAEAFAEWMGLKRFLNDFSNLKEYVPTSIVIWEDYLIYATTFGIAQNVLKYLNMNIDKIPQEEWQRSYIFSAALTPSGTINTSSLNAFHNSLSSAFSTLGSSTKSSSTGSGGGFSSGGGGGGGGSGGGAG, encoded by the coding sequence ATGAAAAAATATCTTATCATGTCTTTGTTGCTTTTCCTATTTTTCTTTTCATCTGTTTCTTCTGTTTCTGCAAAAGATTATTACTTTCCAAAGGTAACTATCACAATTCACATTAACGATGATGGAACTTTTGATGTAGAAGAGCTAAGAACCTACAAATTTTATGGTTCATTCCACTGGGCTACATATACACTTGACAAATCTGGTTTCGATGAAATTGAAGACTTCACGATAGGCGATGAAACTGGTCCATACAAAAGAACGTACACAGAAACGAATACACCAGGCACATTTATTTTTCTAGATCTAGGAGATAAGTACTATGCAAAATTCTTTTATGATGCCTCTGATACAACAAAAACATTTACAATCAAGTACAGAGTAATTGGAGGCATAAAGGTATACAAGGATGTTGCTGATTTCTACTGGAAGTTAATTGGCACAGGCTGGGATAAGAAAACTTCGGATTTTGAAGGCTTTGTGTATCTTCCACAACCAGTTCAAAATGAAGATGACCTAAAAGTCTTCGGGCATGGACCTTTAAATGGTATTGTTGAAAGAATTGATGGAACTGGTGCCCATTATAAGGTAACAAATGTTCCTCCAAATACCTATATTGAAGCAAGAGTGTTATTCCCGCCAAGTGTTCTTCCAAAAGCAGGAGCTTTTGTTATTCCAGAAGAAAAACTCAATCAAATTATGCAGGAAGAACTTACCTATGCAAAGAAATCGGATGAAATTAAGTCACTAACAAAGACTGGTGTTACAGGATTATTCTTACTCTGGATTTCGTTCTTTGCCTTTTACCTCTTCCTCTTTTTTACCTTTGGCAAAGAACCAACACCTCAAAGAGAAATAATCTACACAAGAGAGATACCAGAAGACATTCCTCCTGCAATTGTTGGTTACCTTACAAAATTTAACAAACAAATTGATGACCGGGACTTAGCTGCAACAATCCTTTACCTTGTAAAGAAGGGATATATCGCACTTGAGACAAAAGATGAAGAAAGGAACTATATTATATTTGATAAAACAGAGCCTGTCACATATTTTTACAAGACAGACAAAGACCCTTCAACTTTATCAGGTCACCTTGCATTTGCCTATGATTTTCTTTTTAACGTAATTGGGGAAGGCAAAAATTTCGTTTCAACAGATATGATTAAAAAATTTGCAAAACTGAAAAGTCATACTGCGTATAATATGTTCCAGATTTTTGAGCGTAATGTTAATAAAGATGGAAGTTCAATGGGCTATTTTGAAAATAGAGTTGTAGTTATATCTATTTATATTGCTGTTCTGTTTTTAGTTTCTGTTATTTCATTTGTCACTGTAAAGAGAATAGGAATAACATTGGCTTATCCACTTGTATGGTTACTTATAGGTATATCCGTTTTACTTGCCGTTACCTTACAAAAACGTACTCAGAAAGGCGCAGAGGCGTTTGCAGAATGGATGGGACTCAAGAGGTTTCTTAACGACTTTTCAAATCTTAAAGAGTATGTGCCTACATCTATTGTCATTTGGGAAGATTATCTTATTTATGCAACAACTTTTGGTATTGCACAAAATGTGCTTAAGTACCTTAACATGAACATCGATAAGATACCACAGGAAGAATGGCAAAGAAGTTATATATTCTCAGCAGCATTGACTCCAAGTGGTACTATTAATACTTCTTCGTTAAATGCATTTCATAATTCTTTGAGTAGTGCTTTTTCTACGTTAGGATCTTCTACTAAATCCTCCTCAACTGGTTCTGGTGGAGGATTTTCTTCTGGGGGAGGGGGAGGAGGTGGAGGTTCAGGTGGAGGAGCAGGCTAA
- a CDS encoding Na+/H+ antiporter subunit G codes for MGINIIIGYILMFIGAFFFLASAIGLVRLPDLYTRMQAATKATTLGAISSILGIGLMKEEILVKSIILAVFIFLTAPISGSALIRASYKAKSPLTDKTVVDRLKEKEGETK; via the coding sequence ATGGGCATAAATATTATTATAGGTTATATTCTTATGTTCATTGGAGCCTTCTTCTTTTTGGCGTCCGCGATAGGTCTTGTAAGACTCCCTGATCTATACACAAGGATGCAGGCTGCAACAAAGGCAACTACACTTGGCGCAATTTCATCAATTTTAGGTATCGGGCTAATGAAGGAAGAAATTCTTGTTAAGTCTATAATCCTTGCTGTGTTTATTTTTCTTACAGCCCCCATTTCAGGCTCTGCTCTCATCAGGGCTTCTTATAAGGCAAAGTCACCTTTGACTGACAAAACTGTTGTTGACAGGCTTAAAGAGAAAGAAGGTGAAACAAAATGA
- a CDS encoding NADH-quinone oxidoreductase subunit H, with protein MVKEILTLIFTPILAFFVGIFLLGFKRKMVARIHRRYGPPLHQPLLDIIKLLSKKENISHGVMFDLGPVMYVGAAILTVLFLPIPGFKQLTPFGDLIAFLYIMVIGSLGMALGAGESGNPNASIGIARALTLMLGYELPLIIAGNTLVIKYGTTDLYKFMTLQSGFHWNLFLLPLTAIAGFIATYGAMGEHPFDVVVAPQEVATGPMVEYGGKHLGLLMIGMAISTYIETGFFVILFLGGGANILTFILKQLGVIIVMTLFDTVFPRFRIENAVRYFWRWPTLIALVGLLIVYIGGK; from the coding sequence ATGGTAAAGGAAATACTTACCCTGATTTTTACGCCGATTTTGGCGTTTTTTGTTGGCATTTTCCTTTTGGGCTTCAAGAGGAAGATGGTTGCACGCATTCACAGGCGTTATGGACCTCCCTTGCACCAGCCACTACTTGATATTATTAAACTTCTCTCGAAGAAAGAGAACATCTCTCATGGCGTTATGTTTGACCTTGGACCTGTAATGTATGTAGGCGCTGCAATTCTAACAGTTTTGTTCCTACCGATTCCTGGGTTTAAACAACTTACCCCATTTGGCGATCTTATTGCTTTCCTTTACATTATGGTAATTGGTTCCCTTGGAATGGCGCTTGGTGCAGGCGAATCTGGGAACCCCAACGCCTCAATTGGTATAGCAAGGGCGTTAACCCTTATGCTCGGGTATGAACTTCCCTTGATTATTGCTGGAAATACACTTGTTATTAAATATGGGACAACAGACCTTTACAAGTTTATGACCCTTCAGTCTGGTTTCCATTGGAATTTATTCTTACTTCCGTTAACTGCAATTGCTGGTTTCATTGCAACATACGGAGCAATGGGAGAACATCCTTTTGATGTTGTTGTTGCACCGCAGGAAGTTGCAACAGGTCCAATGGTTGAATACGGTGGAAAGCATCTTGGTCTTCTTATGATAGGAATGGCAATCTCAACCTACATTGAAACAGGATTTTTTGTAATTCTTTTCCTTGGTGGTGGAGCAAATATCCTTACATTCATTTTGAAGCAACTCGGAGTTATTATCGTTATGACACTTTTTGATACAGTATTCCCCAGGTTCAGAATTGAAAATGCGGTAAGGTATTTCTGGAGATGGCCAACTTTAATTGCGCTTGTTGGGCTTTTGATTGTTTATATAGGAGGTAAGTAA
- the folP gene encoding dihydropteroate synthase, with the protein MILRKIDFSYLEKELTNVQVDRAVYNLFKEKSEILLFKLYDLDARGANILKQEFLSAGGDVALSRDVASFRVEKTDAILIGTRKVYMRVLEKLALMPYFGLKEVKIVLEKYLPKVSLPVFNIRGHIFDFNADKFVMGILNVTPDSFSDGGKFYDIDSALKHAEEMIKEGADIIDVGGESTRPYAESVSVDEELRRVVPVIEAIRKEFQDIPISIDTYKSKVAEEAINAGADIINDISGLRFDPLMIDIAKKFDVPVVVMHIKGTPKDMQKNPEYKDLMRELLEYFESRINFLNSVSINKIIIDPGIGFGKTFEHNLEILNKLNEFTIFNLPILVGLSRKSFIGYVLDGRPPEDRLYGTIASNMVALMKGASILRVHDVLQHKDAIRMFKAITSKG; encoded by the coding sequence GTGATTTTAAGGAAGATTGATTTTTCTTACTTAGAAAAAGAACTAACAAATGTCCAGGTCGACAGGGCAGTTTATAACCTGTTTAAAGAAAAGAGCGAAATCCTCCTTTTTAAATTGTACGACCTCGATGCAAGAGGGGCAAATATCCTCAAGCAGGAATTTTTAAGTGCTGGTGGAGATGTTGCGCTTTCAAGAGATGTTGCAAGTTTCAGAGTGGAGAAAACCGATGCAATTCTTATTGGTACAAGAAAAGTTTATATGAGAGTACTTGAAAAACTTGCACTAATGCCATATTTTGGATTGAAGGAAGTCAAAATAGTCCTTGAAAAATATCTTCCAAAAGTGAGTTTGCCTGTTTTCAATATTAGGGGTCATATTTTCGACTTTAATGCCGACAAGTTTGTAATGGGTATTCTTAATGTTACTCCCGATTCATTCTCTGATGGTGGAAAGTTTTACGACATTGATAGCGCCTTAAAGCATGCAGAAGAAATGATTAAAGAGGGTGCAGACATAATTGATGTTGGCGGAGAATCAACACGACCATATGCTGAAAGTGTCTCTGTTGATGAGGAATTGAGGCGTGTTGTCCCGGTAATCGAGGCTATAAGAAAGGAATTTCAAGATATACCAATTTCTATCGATACCTACAAATCGAAAGTTGCAGAGGAAGCCATTAATGCAGGTGCAGATATTATTAATGACATTAGTGGATTGAGGTTTGATCCTTTGATGATTGATATTGCAAAGAAATTTGATGTGCCAGTTGTTGTTATGCATATAAAAGGCACACCCAAAGATATGCAAAAGAACCCTGAGTATAAAGACTTAATGAGAGAGTTGCTTGAATATTTTGAGAGTAGGATAAACTTCCTGAATTCAGTTTCCATTAACAAAATAATTATTGACCCTGGGATTGGCTTTGGGAAAACATTTGAGCACAACCTTGAAATCCTTAATAAACTTAATGAATTTACTATTTTTAATCTTCCAATACTTGTTGGTCTTTCAAGAAAATCGTTTATTGGGTATGTCCTTGACGGGCGTCCACCCGAAGATAGACTCTACGGAACAATTGCATCGAATATGGTAGCACTTATGAAGGGGGCTTCTATTTTAAGAGTCCACGATGTTTTGCAGCATAAAGATGCAATAAGGATGTTTAAAGCAATTACAAGCAAGGGGTAA
- the nuoB gene encoding NADH-quinone oxidoreductase subunit NuoB: MELQETLEEGYVEILDHLRKRSLWMLQYCTACGAMEIPPTITSRFDAERFGIAPFVTSRQSDILLVTGYVNIKTLRRLITVYEQMLPPKYVIGFGSCTINGGIYWDSYAIVKRLDLYLPVDVYIAGCMPTPMAVLEGFRTLMKLIDEGKANGWKKYQENYEYYKENQRKVLKW, encoded by the coding sequence ATGGAATTACAGGAAACATTAGAAGAAGGTTATGTTGAAATACTTGACCACTTAAGGAAACGTTCGTTATGGATGTTACAATATTGTACCGCATGTGGTGCAATGGAAATTCCCCCAACGATTACCTCTCGATTTGATGCCGAGCGATTTGGTATAGCGCCTTTTGTTACTTCAAGACAAAGTGATATTCTTCTTGTAACTGGATATGTTAACATAAAAACACTTAGGAGGCTTATAACAGTTTATGAACAAATGCTTCCTCCCAAGTATGTCATTGGTTTTGGTTCGTGCACGATAAACGGTGGTATTTACTGGGATTCGTACGCAATAGTAAAGAGACTTGACCTTTATTTGCCTGTTGATGTTTATATTGCAGGGTGCATGCCAACGCCAATGGCAGTCCTCGAAGGTTTCAGAACTCTTATGAAACTTATCGATGAAGGAAAGGCAAATGGATGGAAAAAGTATCAGGAAAACTATGAGTATTACAAGGAAAACCAAAGGAAGGTGCTCAAATGGTAG